A single Heterodontus francisci isolate sHetFra1 chromosome 11, sHetFra1.hap1, whole genome shotgun sequence DNA region contains:
- the LOC137375158 gene encoding alpha-1,4-N-acetylglucosaminyltransferase-like isoform X3 has product MVSAYKSGLLILTFTICGVLYRLCNMDTYQYVKNNILEAAQMRTKADPKRSNITIKTGILFLETTDKVEPAPLVVCSVEAAARLNPDNPIYYFMKGFSGNLTQYPQPDYAGIPLLSSISNVVLLPLKPTELFEGTPLNGWYQKVNPNLERYWTHVLADGCRLALLWKYGGIYLDTDIISMKTLPFANFTCSQGGKFFNNAAIGFRVNHHPFILDCMEDFVAHYIGHVWGQQGPNLITRVLKQWCKSNDLDKVTGKECNGISLWISRRFYPIPYQSWEKYYVPWKREDIESFFSGTYGVHIWNYMNSKKKRKVVSGSGSLIEYLFQMYCPTTYRNLIQSRNSSESLSA; this is encoded by the exons ATGGTTTCTGCATATAAATCGGGTCTGCTCATCCTCACATTTACAATTTGTGGTGTGCTGTACAGATTGTGTAACATGGACACCTATCAGTATGTTAAAAACAACATCTTGGAAGCAGCCCAGATGAGAACGAAAGCTGACCCAAAACGTTCAAACATAACCATTAAAACTGGGATTCTGTTTTTGGAGACAACTGACAAAGTGGAGCCGGCACCATTGGTGGTGTGTTCAGTGGAGGCTGCAGCTCGTTTAAACCCAGATAACCCTATCTATTACTTCATGAAGGGATTCAGTGGCAACTTAACACAGTATCCACAGCCCGACTATGCTGGTATCCCTTTGCTTTCCTCGATAAGTAATGTTGTCCTTCTACCTTTGAAACCCACTGAACTATTTGAAGGCACTCCTCTGAATGGCTGGTATCAAAAG GTAAATCCAAATTTGGAAAGATATTGGACCCATGTACTTGCTGATGGCTGCAGGTTAGCTCTGCTATGGAAATACGGTGGCATCTACCTGGATACTGATATTATATCAATGAAGACTTTGCCATTTGCCAATTTTACCTGTTCACAAGGCGGAAAATTTTTCAATAATGCAGCAATAGGATTTCGTGTAAACCACCATCCTTTTATATTAGACTGCATGGAAGATTTTGTGGCCCATTATATTGGACACGTCTGGGGTCAACAAGGCCCAAATCTGATAACCCGTGTTTTGAAGCAATGGTGCAAGTCCAATGATCTGGACAAAGTCACTGGAAAGGAATGCAATGGAATCTCTTTATGGATCTCGAGGCGGTTCTATCCAATCCCATATCAAAGCTGGGAAAAGTACTATGTTCCATGGAAAAGGGAGGACATCGAGAGCTTCTTCTCAGGTACATATGGAGTCCATATCTGGAACTATATGAATTCCAAAAAGAAGAGAAAAGTTGTTTCTGGAAGTGGTTCATTAATAGAATATCTTTTTCAGATGTATTGTCCAACTACATACAGAAATTTAATTCAATCTAGAAATAGTTCAGAGTCACTTAGCGCCTGA
- the LOC137375158 gene encoding alpha-1,4-N-acetylglucosaminyltransferase-like isoform X1 produces MLEMLSRSGNVCGERSRVNVSGAFEETSQLDTMVSAYKSGLLILTFTICGVLYRLCNMDTYQYVKNNILEAAQMRTKADPKRSNITIKTGILFLETTDKVEPAPLVVCSVEAAARLNPDNPIYYFMKGFSGNLTQYPQPDYAGIPLLSSISNVVLLPLKPTELFEGTPLNGWYQKVNPNLERYWTHVLADGCRLALLWKYGGIYLDTDIISMKTLPFANFTCSQGGKFFNNAAIGFRVNHHPFILDCMEDFVAHYIGHVWGQQGPNLITRVLKQWCKSNDLDKVTGKECNGISLWISRRFYPIPYQSWEKYYVPWKREDIESFFSGTYGVHIWNYMNSKKKRKVVSGSGSLIEYLFQMYCPTTYRNLIQSRNSSESLSA; encoded by the exons GAGCTTTTGAAGAAACATCCCAGCTCGACACCATGGTTTCTGCATATAAATCGGGTCTGCTCATCCTCACATTTACAATTTGTGGTGTGCTGTACAGATTGTGTAACATGGACACCTATCAGTATGTTAAAAACAACATCTTGGAAGCAGCCCAGATGAGAACGAAAGCTGACCCAAAACGTTCAAACATAACCATTAAAACTGGGATTCTGTTTTTGGAGACAACTGACAAAGTGGAGCCGGCACCATTGGTGGTGTGTTCAGTGGAGGCTGCAGCTCGTTTAAACCCAGATAACCCTATCTATTACTTCATGAAGGGATTCAGTGGCAACTTAACACAGTATCCACAGCCCGACTATGCTGGTATCCCTTTGCTTTCCTCGATAAGTAATGTTGTCCTTCTACCTTTGAAACCCACTGAACTATTTGAAGGCACTCCTCTGAATGGCTGGTATCAAAAG GTAAATCCAAATTTGGAAAGATATTGGACCCATGTACTTGCTGATGGCTGCAGGTTAGCTCTGCTATGGAAATACGGTGGCATCTACCTGGATACTGATATTATATCAATGAAGACTTTGCCATTTGCCAATTTTACCTGTTCACAAGGCGGAAAATTTTTCAATAATGCAGCAATAGGATTTCGTGTAAACCACCATCCTTTTATATTAGACTGCATGGAAGATTTTGTGGCCCATTATATTGGACACGTCTGGGGTCAACAAGGCCCAAATCTGATAACCCGTGTTTTGAAGCAATGGTGCAAGTCCAATGATCTGGACAAAGTCACTGGAAAGGAATGCAATGGAATCTCTTTATGGATCTCGAGGCGGTTCTATCCAATCCCATATCAAAGCTGGGAAAAGTACTATGTTCCATGGAAAAGGGAGGACATCGAGAGCTTCTTCTCAGGTACATATGGAGTCCATATCTGGAACTATATGAATTCCAAAAAGAAGAGAAAAGTTGTTTCTGGAAGTGGTTCATTAATAGAATATCTTTTTCAGATGTATTGTCCAACTACATACAGAAATTTAATTCAATCTAGAAATAGTTCAGAGTCACTTAGCGCCTGA
- the LOC137375158 gene encoding alpha-1,4-N-acetylglucosaminyltransferase-like isoform X2 codes for MCEAPGAFEETSQLDTMVSAYKSGLLILTFTICGVLYRLCNMDTYQYVKNNILEAAQMRTKADPKRSNITIKTGILFLETTDKVEPAPLVVCSVEAAARLNPDNPIYYFMKGFSGNLTQYPQPDYAGIPLLSSISNVVLLPLKPTELFEGTPLNGWYQKVNPNLERYWTHVLADGCRLALLWKYGGIYLDTDIISMKTLPFANFTCSQGGKFFNNAAIGFRVNHHPFILDCMEDFVAHYIGHVWGQQGPNLITRVLKQWCKSNDLDKVTGKECNGISLWISRRFYPIPYQSWEKYYVPWKREDIESFFSGTYGVHIWNYMNSKKKRKVVSGSGSLIEYLFQMYCPTTYRNLIQSRNSSESLSA; via the exons GAGCTTTTGAAGAAACATCCCAGCTCGACACCATGGTTTCTGCATATAAATCGGGTCTGCTCATCCTCACATTTACAATTTGTGGTGTGCTGTACAGATTGTGTAACATGGACACCTATCAGTATGTTAAAAACAACATCTTGGAAGCAGCCCAGATGAGAACGAAAGCTGACCCAAAACGTTCAAACATAACCATTAAAACTGGGATTCTGTTTTTGGAGACAACTGACAAAGTGGAGCCGGCACCATTGGTGGTGTGTTCAGTGGAGGCTGCAGCTCGTTTAAACCCAGATAACCCTATCTATTACTTCATGAAGGGATTCAGTGGCAACTTAACACAGTATCCACAGCCCGACTATGCTGGTATCCCTTTGCTTTCCTCGATAAGTAATGTTGTCCTTCTACCTTTGAAACCCACTGAACTATTTGAAGGCACTCCTCTGAATGGCTGGTATCAAAAG GTAAATCCAAATTTGGAAAGATATTGGACCCATGTACTTGCTGATGGCTGCAGGTTAGCTCTGCTATGGAAATACGGTGGCATCTACCTGGATACTGATATTATATCAATGAAGACTTTGCCATTTGCCAATTTTACCTGTTCACAAGGCGGAAAATTTTTCAATAATGCAGCAATAGGATTTCGTGTAAACCACCATCCTTTTATATTAGACTGCATGGAAGATTTTGTGGCCCATTATATTGGACACGTCTGGGGTCAACAAGGCCCAAATCTGATAACCCGTGTTTTGAAGCAATGGTGCAAGTCCAATGATCTGGACAAAGTCACTGGAAAGGAATGCAATGGAATCTCTTTATGGATCTCGAGGCGGTTCTATCCAATCCCATATCAAAGCTGGGAAAAGTACTATGTTCCATGGAAAAGGGAGGACATCGAGAGCTTCTTCTCAGGTACATATGGAGTCCATATCTGGAACTATATGAATTCCAAAAAGAAGAGAAAAGTTGTTTCTGGAAGTGGTTCATTAATAGAATATCTTTTTCAGATGTATTGTCCAACTACATACAGAAATTTAATTCAATCTAGAAATAGTTCAGAGTCACTTAGCGCCTGA